One window of the Candidatus Saccharibacteria bacterium genome contains the following:
- a CDS encoding serine hydroxymethyltransferase has translation MVDTQVADLIAAEDNREHEGLELIPSENYVSADVLEANGSIFTNKYSEGYPGKRYYGGQDFTDPLEQLAIDRAKKLFKADHANVQPHSGVPANEAVYYAWLEPGDTVLGMDLGHGGHLSHGNPMTRSAHIYNFVGYKVKDVTTGEIDYEELRELALKHKPKILLAGFSAYPRELDYAKFAAIAKEVGPDCLLMADMAHIAGLIVAGEAKNPFDYGFHVITTTTHKTLRGPRGGLILSKGTVSTPLKAPEKTIQNIPTLIDRAIFPGTQGGPHMHTIAAKAVAFGEALRPEFKTYAKQVVKNAAVLAEELKKRGFVLVAGGTSNHLILADVHQSFGIDGGVAEKALDKVGLNLNKNSVPNDTLPPFRPSGIRLGTPAITTRGLKEKDMVKIAEWMKQAIDAREDDAKLAAIHEEVKAFSRQFPLPSDTKKCGDCSGKKDCTDCKDCKCGETHPSKTCKCGETCSCDPCKC, from the coding sequence ATGGTAGATACGCAAGTGGCTGATTTGATTGCTGCTGAAGACAATCGCGAACACGAAGGGCTAGAACTTATCCCGAGCGAAAACTACGTCTCGGCCGATGTGCTTGAAGCAAACGGCAGTATTTTTACGAACAAATACAGCGAAGGCTACCCGGGTAAGCGCTACTATGGTGGCCAAGATTTCACCGACCCGCTCGAGCAACTCGCCATAGACCGCGCGAAAAAACTCTTTAAGGCAGACCATGCCAATGTGCAGCCGCATTCGGGCGTTCCCGCAAACGAAGCCGTGTACTATGCTTGGCTCGAACCAGGTGACACCGTGCTTGGAATGGACCTTGGTCACGGTGGTCACTTGAGCCACGGTAACCCCATGACCCGTTCGGCGCACATATACAACTTTGTCGGCTACAAGGTGAAAGATGTTACGACTGGCGAGATAGATTACGAAGAACTGCGCGAGTTGGCGCTTAAACACAAGCCAAAGATTTTGCTTGCAGGCTTTAGTGCCTACCCGCGCGAACTCGACTATGCCAAATTCGCGGCCATTGCCAAAGAGGTTGGTCCCGACTGTTTGCTTATGGCCGACATGGCGCATATAGCCGGGCTGATTGTGGCGGGTGAAGCGAAGAACCCGTTTGATTATGGCTTCCATGTCATAACCACTACCACCCACAAAACGCTGCGTGGCCCGCGTGGCGGCCTCATTCTTTCTAAAGGCACGGTGTCGACCCCGCTCAAGGCACCAGAAAAGACCATTCAAAACATCCCTACACTCATAGACCGCGCCATCTTCCCTGGCACGCAAGGCGGCCCGCACATGCATACCATTGCCGCAAAAGCCGTGGCGTTTGGTGAAGCCCTCCGCCCAGAATTCAAAACGTATGCGAAGCAGGTCGTGAAGAATGCGGCGGTACTGGCAGAAGAACTGAAAAAGCGCGGCTTTGTGCTGGTGGCCGGCGGTACGAGCAACCACCTTATACTGGCAGATGTGCACCAGAGCTTCGGTATAGACGGTGGTGTTGCCGAAAAAGCGCTCGATAAAGTAGGCCTAAACCTCAACAAAAACTCCGTACCAAACGACACGCTCCCGCCATTCCGCCCCAGTGGCATACGCCTTGGTACCCCGGCAATTACTACGCGCGGGCTGAAAGAAAAAGATATGGTGAAGATTGCTGAGTGGATGAAGCAGGCAATTGATGCCCGCGAAGACGACGCAAAACTCGCTGCCATTCACGAAGAAGTAAAAGCATTCTCTCGCCAGTTCCCTCTCCCAAGCGATACGAAAAAATGCGGCGACTGTAGTGGCAAAAAAGATTGTACGGACTGCAAAGATTGCAAATGCGGTGAAACTCACCCCAGTAAAACCTGCAAATGCGGTGAAACCTGTTCTTGCGACCCCTGCAAGTGCTAG
- a CDS encoding argininosuccinate synthase, which yields MSYIHTQTNAKQLVWNAPAYKKVASYEAIKGNFGRCLLLYSGGLDTSVMLKWLQEEYGCEVVALTVDIGQRADDLEAIRQKALDLGAVEALVYDAKTEFAESILSLAIQANADYQGGYTLHTPLGRVMISKIAVQIAEKSNCEVVAHGCTGKGNDQVRFESYITTLAPHLKIIAPVREWAMGRAEELAYAKKHGINVIQTEASLYSYDENMWGNSAEGGEIEKPSLEAPLEKILRWCNPIASTPIEPAYITIEFAHGVPVGVQDKKMPLVDIISHCNLLGARHGVGVVHLIEDRLVGLKVRGIFENPGGTILTQAHKKLEMLVSTRVENEMKSFIDQKWAYLLYAAQWFEPTMAHLHAYIKNQNKKVSGSVTVKLHQGSVVVVSLDSPYSLFNENLATFERNPAFNQNASPGFIEIYNLSQQTSYGVYNYEQ from the coding sequence ATGAGTTACATACACACACAAACAAATGCAAAGCAGTTGGTTTGGAATGCCCCTGCCTATAAGAAGGTAGCCTCGTATGAGGCAATAAAAGGCAATTTTGGCAGATGCCTATTACTTTATTCGGGTGGGCTAGATACATCGGTGATGCTGAAGTGGCTTCAGGAGGAATATGGGTGCGAGGTAGTGGCGCTGACAGTCGACATTGGCCAGCGAGCAGATGACCTAGAGGCAATCCGGCAAAAGGCGCTTGATCTTGGTGCCGTAGAGGCGCTGGTATATGATGCAAAAACGGAGTTCGCAGAATCAATACTTAGCCTAGCCATACAAGCAAACGCCGACTATCAGGGCGGGTACACTCTTCATACGCCGCTTGGAAGAGTCATGATATCGAAAATTGCGGTACAAATTGCCGAGAAGTCGAATTGTGAGGTAGTGGCGCATGGCTGCACAGGCAAAGGTAATGACCAAGTGCGATTTGAATCGTATATCACTACTCTTGCGCCGCATTTGAAAATCATTGCACCCGTAAGGGAATGGGCAATGGGCAGAGCAGAGGAACTGGCATATGCGAAGAAACACGGTATTAATGTGATACAAACTGAGGCTAGCCTCTATTCATATGATGAAAACATGTGGGGCAACTCTGCTGAAGGTGGTGAAATAGAAAAGCCATCTCTTGAAGCGCCTCTCGAGAAGATATTGCGGTGGTGCAACCCTATTGCTAGCACGCCAATTGAGCCTGCATACATTACCATTGAGTTCGCGCACGGCGTGCCAGTGGGAGTGCAGGATAAGAAGATGCCATTAGTAGATATTATTTCACACTGCAACCTGCTTGGTGCTCGACATGGTGTAGGAGTAGTTCATCTTATTGAAGATAGGCTCGTCGGACTTAAAGTAAGAGGAATTTTTGAAAACCCTGGCGGCACTATTTTGACACAGGCACATAAAAAGCTAGAGATGCTGGTTTCGACCCGAGTGGAAAATGAAATGAAATCATTCATTGACCAGAAATGGGCGTATTTGCTCTATGCGGCTCAATGGTTTGAGCCGACCATGGCACATCTACACGCCTATATAAAAAACCAAAATAAAAAAGTCTCAGGAAGTGTCACAGTAAAATTACATCAAGGAAGTGTGGTAGTAGTATCGCTCGATTCCCCCTACTCATTATTTAATGAAAATCTCGCTACATTTGAGAGGAATCCGGCGTTCAACCAAAATGCGTCACCAGGATTCATAGAAATATATAACCTGTCACAACAAACCTCGTACGGAGTATATAACTATGAGCAATAA
- the argH gene encoding argininosuccinate lyase, producing the protein MSNKLWESASGPELNPIVEKYTVGDDVWLDAVLLGWDIKASIAHAKMLGQCGLLSKSETTALVAALKQLKAEWKKGSFVIKPGVEDGHSAIEAYVIEQVGDAGKKIHTARSRNDQSLVMMRLYMKDSLELVQRGLASVAYQLQQKSRATSAVPMPGYTHTQKAMPSTVSAWLMSYHDAFTDIQLLLEATHHYIDQNPLGSAAGYGVDLPIRRDLTTKALGFGKTQQNPLYCGMSRGLFEQSVVQAYALLMTVAGKFANDMILFTTEEFNFMSLPDEYTTGSSIMPHKRNYDVFEVMRAHAHMYSTYTGQIAAVATGVGSGYHRDYQLMKKPLYMATTILIETLDVLTATIPEIIMHSAALKKAITSDMQSVSEVNRLVRQGVAFRDAYQKVKERYQ; encoded by the coding sequence ATGAGCAATAAACTTTGGGAAAGCGCATCAGGCCCAGAACTTAATCCCATAGTCGAAAAGTATACGGTCGGGGATGACGTCTGGCTAGACGCAGTACTGCTCGGCTGGGATATAAAGGCGTCGATTGCCCATGCAAAAATGCTTGGCCAGTGCGGCCTTCTGAGCAAGAGTGAAACGACAGCATTGGTTGCAGCACTCAAGCAGCTTAAAGCAGAGTGGAAAAAGGGCTCATTTGTCATAAAGCCTGGTGTAGAGGACGGGCACAGTGCGATTGAAGCGTATGTAATTGAGCAAGTTGGTGACGCGGGTAAGAAAATACATACTGCGAGAAGTCGAAATGATCAATCTCTCGTGATGATGCGACTCTACATGAAAGATAGCCTCGAGCTTGTGCAACGCGGTCTCGCGAGTGTGGCATACCAGTTGCAACAAAAATCGCGAGCCACTAGTGCAGTGCCGATGCCAGGGTACACACATACCCAAAAGGCGATGCCATCTACCGTCTCAGCATGGCTAATGAGCTATCATGACGCATTCACTGACATCCAGCTGCTCCTAGAGGCAACACATCACTATATTGACCAGAATCCTCTTGGGTCAGCTGCTGGCTATGGGGTTGATTTGCCAATACGGCGCGACCTCACGACGAAAGCATTAGGATTTGGAAAAACTCAACAGAATCCCCTCTACTGTGGTATGTCGAGAGGCTTATTTGAGCAATCGGTTGTTCAGGCGTATGCACTATTGATGACGGTTGCGGGAAAATTTGCAAATGACATGATTTTGTTCACGACAGAAGAATTTAATTTTATGAGTTTGCCAGATGAATACACAACTGGTTCGTCCATAATGCCACATAAAAGAAACTACGATGTGTTTGAGGTGATGAGAGCCCATGCACACATGTATTCGACATACACAGGACAGATTGCAGCCGTGGCAACAGGCGTTGGGAGCGGTTATCACAGAGACTACCAGCTAATGAAAAAGCCGCTTTACATGGCGACAACTATTTTAATTGAAACTCTCGACGTGTTAACTGCGACAATCCCTGAAATAATTATGCATTCAGCAGCGCTCAAAAAAGCGATAACTTCTGACATGCAAAGCGTGAGTGAGGTTAATCGTTTAGTGCGACAGGGGGTAGCATTTCGCGACGCGTATCAGAAGGTAAAGGAGCGATACCAATAG
- the purD gene encoding phosphoribosylamine--glycine ligase translates to MATVLIIGSGGREHALAWGMAQSPTVEKVFVSPGNAGTATETKCENIAISGDTEVVAFCKDHSVDLVVIGPEAPLVAGLSDILRAAGITVFGASKAAARLEGSKAFATEFMQRHSITIPESVIVDSADKAQAAIAKFGGAAKSVIKADGLAGGKGVFLPDTDAEASDAIKKIVSGKVDGDGSRFVIQARNHGPEVSVFVLSDGENYQIIPLASQDHKRLLAGDKGPNTGGMGVYAPLPDWMLSAAQWNKIATIAQKTVTGMATDEAPYQGVLYMGLMLAEELGGDPLVIEYNARFGDPETEVIIPLLHGNGVDIYDMLYATATGAIAEFALPENYNAAALTICLAAEGYPEAPKTGAEISGLSEEYRDVSVFHGGTKLENGATVSSGGRVLFVTGLGVNLEAASAAANAAIGENAIHFPGMQYRPDIAWRALGS, encoded by the coding sequence ATGGCAACTGTACTAATCATCGGGAGTGGCGGGCGAGAACACGCGCTGGCGTGGGGCATGGCACAATCGCCCACGGTTGAAAAAGTGTTTGTTTCGCCCGGGAATGCCGGTACGGCCACGGAAACTAAATGCGAAAATATCGCAATTTCTGGTGATACTGAAGTGGTTGCGTTTTGTAAAGATCACAGTGTTGATCTTGTGGTTATTGGTCCTGAGGCACCTCTGGTAGCTGGTCTGAGCGATATACTACGCGCTGCAGGTATCACGGTTTTCGGCGCTAGCAAAGCCGCTGCGCGGCTCGAGGGCAGCAAGGCGTTTGCCACCGAGTTCATGCAGCGCCACAGTATTACTATTCCTGAATCTGTCATCGTGGATTCTGCGGACAAAGCTCAGGCAGCAATTGCAAAGTTTGGTGGGGCAGCAAAAAGCGTCATAAAAGCCGATGGTTTAGCCGGGGGCAAAGGCGTGTTCTTGCCAGATACTGATGCTGAGGCGTCCGATGCCATAAAAAAGATTGTGAGCGGCAAAGTAGACGGCGACGGTAGCCGGTTTGTTATACAGGCTAGGAACCACGGCCCGGAGGTTTCTGTGTTTGTGCTGAGTGACGGCGAAAACTACCAGATAATTCCGCTCGCCTCTCAGGATCACAAACGACTTCTTGCGGGCGACAAAGGACCGAATACTGGGGGCATGGGTGTGTACGCCCCCCTGCCCGACTGGATGCTTTCGGCTGCACAATGGAACAAAATTGCGACAATTGCGCAAAAAACCGTCACAGGCATGGCTACAGATGAAGCGCCGTATCAGGGAGTACTATACATGGGCCTCATGCTTGCCGAAGAATTGGGTGGTGACCCGCTGGTTATTGAGTATAATGCCCGTTTTGGCGACCCAGAGACAGAGGTTATAATCCCGCTCCTACACGGCAACGGTGTCGATATATACGATATGCTGTATGCCACTGCCACAGGTGCCATAGCAGAATTTGCACTACCAGAAAATTACAATGCTGCCGCACTAACCATTTGCCTCGCCGCCGAGGGCTACCCCGAAGCACCCAAAACTGGCGCAGAGATTAGCGGGCTTAGCGAAGAGTACCGAGATGTTAGTGTTTTTCACGGTGGAACAAAGCTCGAAAACGGCGCCACTGTTTCTTCAGGTGGTCGTGTCCTCTTTGTCACCGGCCTAGGCGTGAACCTTGAAGCCGCTTCAGCTGCCGCTAACGCGGCCATTGGCGAAAATGCCATTCACTTCCCCGGCATGCAGTACCGCCCCGACATCGCCTGGCGCGCCCTCGGTTCGTAA